The Candidatus Methylacidiphilales bacterium genomic interval CCGCCCCCATCAGCAGGAGGCGTGACACCACCGGCAGCCGGGAGGCTGCGGAGGAGACTGCACGTAGTGCAGCCCGGCAGGGCGAGACGAGCGGGAGCAAGCGAGTCAAAGCGGCGCATCGGGAGTTGACCAGGGTTTGGCGTTCGTTGGTATGCGCGACAGCGCGAGGGCGTTGCTGCACGTTGAGGCGTTGGATTTTCAGGAACTGAGATACTTCGGAAGCACAAGGCGAAGCTCTTTCGCAGCTTTCAACAAGAGACGCTCTTCCTTGTCGTTAACCGCAACAGATTTAAAAATACGCTCATTTTCGGCGCGTTCTTCGTTCGTGATGGCTGCCATGTAACGGCTGTTTAGATCGGCAAGACGTGGCGTTTTCGTGCGGTCGTCAATATCGGAGAGTTCGCCGTTCTTTCGGCTGAACACCATGACAAAAAGGGCTTCGTCACCGGGTTCATAAGATACCAAAACAGCATGAGCAGAACCAGTGAAGCTAACTCGGTAATATCTTCCACTGATGGAAGGTTCATCCATTACAAAGCCAAGCTGCTTCAAAAACGGAGCAAAGCCTTCATTAACGATTCGTAAAAAATCCTGACCGTTCATGGACTGACAGTGCCGCTAAATTCAGGATGAAGCTTCTGATAATTTTTCAGCATGTTCTGCTCCATTTGATAGAAGATGCTGGGCGTTGCTCGGTTGGCATCCGCTCCGATGTCGATGATCTGTCTGCCGCTCCGCATCTGCTCAAGTATCCACTTACGATTGTATTGCATCATCGCGCTGGTGACTTGATCGGGATTCATGCCCATTGCCTTGAAGTCGGGCATGTCGTTTAGGATTTTCGCTCCGGGGTATTTGGAAGCAGCGGCTTCGACGCGGGCCATCGTCTCACCAATGATTACCGGCCCTTGTCCTGCTCCCCTTGCGGCAAGAGGGGAATGGCCGTCGTAGGCAAAGGTAGCTTGAGGAATGAGTGTCGTGGCCGCGAAGCAAAGCCAAAGAGCCAGCACCCCTTGCCACCGGAAGCGAATCGAAGTCGTCATGCGACATCTTTAACCAGAGCGTGGATACGTCGTTCTCGTCAGAAGCTCTGCCACATCCTGACGCACATCATTGGGTATGTTGTCGTTGTTCCGGACTTTCTCGCAAACGGATCTCAACATCGCCGCTTCAGCCGCGTGGGTTAGCCAGTAATCCGAAGGCACAGATTTCAAGGAAGCCAAAAGCTCGCCATCATACATTTCTCCCGCGAGCGGTTCAGACCGCAAGAGCCGCAGGGCCAGCGGCACAACATGGTCAAGGTGGATCTGCTGGCGGCAAGCCTTGCAGATATCCTCAACACCCAGTTCTTCAAGCGGAGTTTCGCGAACGGCCCGATACCACGCTGGCAACGGATACTCGTCGCCAGTGGCCGGTGGTGGGTC includes:
- a CDS encoding contact-dependent growth inhibition system immunity protein, producing MNAGAHHRLTFATLDRLKGIPDPPPATGDEYPLPAWYRAVRETPLEELGVEDICKACRQQIHLDHVVPLALRLLRSEPLAGEMYDGELLASLKSVPSDYWLTHAAEAAMLRSVCEKVRNNDNIPNDVRQDVAELLTRTTYPRSG